One part of the Flavobacterium johnsoniae UW101 genome encodes these proteins:
- a CDS encoding hemolysin family protein, translating to MEISIIILCLILSAFFSGMEIAFISSNKIYLGIEKKQDNFLSQILTKLTENPSKFIASMLIGNNVALVVYGFYMGDVVLKWITGLGFHFSDVTTILVQTLISTFIVLITAEFFPKVFFQIYANSLIKIFAVPAYLFYRLFYYVSTFFIWISDFILRKFFKTEGDQVQLYFSKVELGNYITEQMSSVEDDDEVDSEIQIFQNALEFSGVKARDIMTPRTELVAIDLFDSVTDLKELFIETGYSKIVVSQNSLDDIVGYVHSFDLFKKPQTIKSVLMTVEFVPETILIKDALNILIKKRKNVAVVLDEYGGTSGIVTIEDIVEELFGEIEDEHDLDEELIEQDLGEGKYLFSTRLDVEYLNETYKLMIPEEDSYGTLGGFIVNSTKEIPQKGDKIVIDRFHFKIEQASNKKIELVKMTIKE from the coding sequence ATGGAAATTAGTATTATAATATTGTGTTTAATACTATCAGCATTTTTTTCAGGAATGGAAATAGCTTTTATTTCCTCAAATAAAATTTATCTTGGAATTGAAAAAAAACAAGATAATTTTCTGTCTCAAATTCTAACAAAACTTACCGAAAATCCTTCAAAATTTATAGCTTCAATGCTTATTGGAAACAATGTAGCACTTGTAGTTTATGGATTTTATATGGGAGATGTTGTCCTGAAATGGATAACAGGTCTTGGATTTCATTTTTCAGACGTAACCACTATTTTAGTTCAAACTTTAATTTCGACTTTTATAGTTCTGATTACAGCAGAGTTTTTTCCGAAAGTTTTTTTTCAAATCTATGCCAATTCCTTAATTAAGATTTTTGCCGTTCCGGCTTATCTTTTTTACAGGCTGTTTTACTACGTCTCTACGTTCTTTATCTGGATATCTGATTTTATTTTAAGGAAGTTTTTTAAAACAGAAGGCGATCAGGTACAATTGTATTTTAGTAAAGTTGAACTTGGTAATTATATTACAGAACAAATGAGTTCAGTTGAAGATGATGATGAAGTCGATTCTGAGATTCAGATTTTTCAAAATGCCTTAGAGTTTTCAGGAGTAAAAGCGCGTGATATTATGACACCTCGAACAGAACTTGTAGCAATAGATTTATTTGACAGTGTTACAGATTTAAAAGAGCTTTTTATAGAAACCGGATATTCAAAAATTGTAGTAAGTCAAAACTCCCTTGATGATATTGTAGGTTATGTACATTCATTCGATTTATTTAAAAAACCGCAGACCATAAAATCTGTTTTAATGACTGTTGAATTTGTTCCGGAAACGATCTTAATAAAAGACGCTTTAAATATTTTGATTAAAAAGCGAAAAAACGTTGCAGTAGTTTTAGATGAATATGGAGGAACTTCCGGAATTGTAACAATTGAAGATATCGTTGAAGAGCTTTTTGGTGAAATTGAAGATGAGCACGATTTAGATGAAGAATTGATAGAACAGGATTTAGGTGAAGGTAAATATTTGTTTTCTACACGCTTAGATGTCGAATATCTAAATGAAACCTACAAACTCATGATTCCCGAAGAAGATTCATATGGAACATTAGGAGGCTTTATTGTAAATTCTACCAAAGAAATACCACAAAAAGGAGATAAAATTGTGATTGACAGGTTCCATTTTAAGATAGAACAGGCTTCAAACAAGAAAATTGAATTGGTCAAAATGACAATAAAAGAGTAA
- the lptC gene encoding LPS export ABC transporter periplasmic protein LptC has protein sequence MNLPKRYITSVVTVIAVTLFFGCESNFKEVQKINFSEFVPASDADTVNIKYTDSGKITGVLISSKMLDYSNLEFPFTEFPKGIDVTLYDKKQKRTFIRSNYAVSYKNTSIIDLQGKVKITSEAGQVLETEQMFFDQKNEWFYTERKFKLTDAKGVSFGQGIDFSKDFKVINSQRISGEFESDEEL, from the coding sequence ATGAATTTACCAAAGAGATATATTACAAGCGTTGTCACAGTTATTGCTGTGACACTGTTTTTTGGATGCGAAAGTAATTTTAAAGAAGTTCAAAAAATTAACTTCTCAGAGTTTGTTCCGGCAAGTGATGCCGATACTGTGAATATCAAATACACAGATTCTGGTAAAATAACAGGAGTTTTGATAAGCTCAAAAATGCTTGATTATTCTAATCTTGAATTCCCTTTTACAGAATTTCCAAAAGGAATTGATGTTACTTTATACGACAAAAAACAAAAGCGTACCTTTATTAGATCAAATTATGCTGTATCCTATAAAAATACAAGTATAATAGATTTACAGGGAAAAGTTAAAATTACCTCAGAAGCGGGACAGGTTTTGGAAACAGAACAAATGTTTTTTGATCAAAAAAATGAGTGGTTTTACACAGAAAGAAAATTTAAACTTACAGATGCTAAAGGAGTTTCTTTTGGTCAGGGAATTGATTTTAGCAAAGACTTTAAAGTGATTAATTCGCAGCGAATAAGCGGTGAATTTGAATCAGACGAAGAATTATAA
- a CDS encoding DUF5074 domain-containing protein — MRNNFFSKQLIAIASLMMLVTSCNNDDDFTAAPVIKGEQQLKDTLTIGKTLQLSSKIKDRNNVSFEWAVNGNVVGSDSTYTFKPETRGDFKITMTAKNNGGNVSLTYDIHTFGAYENGFFMINEGWFGHGTGTVGFYRYDTKAIEDSVFVKVNPDKDLKPESSTLEFGTVFNKKLFLVSKVGGPVVVADAYSLKEEKRIPAQGGNDWRAIVGIDENQALLTSGKGIFKLNLNTMELNGQVEGITGQVGDIVKVNGFIFALSASKGVIVINATTLAVEKTISGMVLGFAVTDDKKVWAAGGTKLINIDSNTLEVKEIALGFQAYGSWGAWHPGSITAAKNAVFIAKNGSWSGGKEIYKYNGDVSSLASPFVTLTDSNILYGAGIGYDKKKNTLVINTVNEGYGANFAINNLYLFNGDSGAKTGTVSFSGYYFPAVSVFHQ, encoded by the coding sequence ATGAGAAACAATTTTTTTTCTAAGCAATTAATCGCCATTGCTTCTTTAATGATGCTGGTAACTTCATGTAATAATGATGATGATTTTACGGCGGCGCCTGTAATCAAGGGAGAACAGCAGTTAAAAGATACTTTGACAATTGGAAAAACACTTCAGCTGAGTTCAAAAATAAAAGACAGAAATAATGTTTCATTTGAATGGGCAGTAAACGGAAATGTTGTAGGATCTGATTCGACATATACTTTTAAACCAGAAACAAGAGGAGATTTTAAAATTACGATGACTGCTAAAAACAATGGCGGAAACGTATCTCTAACTTACGATATTCACACATTTGGAGCTTATGAAAACGGATTCTTTATGATTAATGAAGGATGGTTTGGGCATGGAACAGGAACAGTTGGGTTTTACAGATACGATACAAAAGCAATAGAAGACAGTGTTTTTGTAAAAGTAAATCCAGATAAAGATTTAAAACCAGAATCGTCAACTTTAGAGTTTGGAACTGTCTTTAATAAAAAGCTATTCTTGGTGTCTAAAGTCGGCGGACCGGTTGTAGTTGCAGATGCTTATTCGCTTAAAGAAGAAAAAAGAATTCCGGCTCAGGGTGGAAACGACTGGCGTGCGATAGTTGGAATTGATGAAAATCAGGCTTTGCTTACTTCTGGAAAAGGAATATTCAAACTTAATTTGAATACAATGGAATTAAACGGACAAGTTGAAGGAATTACAGGTCAGGTAGGAGACATTGTAAAAGTTAACGGATTCATTTTTGCATTGTCGGCATCAAAAGGGGTTATTGTAATTAATGCTACAACATTAGCAGTCGAAAAAACAATTTCAGGAATGGTTCTGGGATTTGCTGTTACTGATGATAAAAAAGTATGGGCCGCAGGCGGAACAAAACTTATCAATATAGACTCTAATACTCTTGAGGTAAAAGAAATCGCATTAGGTTTTCAGGCTTACGGAAGCTGGGGAGCCTGGCATCCGGGATCTATTACAGCTGCAAAAAATGCTGTTTTCATTGCCAAAAATGGAAGCTGGAGCGGTGGTAAAGAAATTTATAAATATAACGGAGATGTTTCTTCATTAGCTTCGCCTTTTGTTACATTAACAGATTCTAATATATTATATGGAGCGGGAATTGGATATGATAAAAAGAAAAACACTTTAGTAATTAATACAGTAAACGAAGGATATGGAGCAAATTTTGCGATCAATAACCTTTATTTATTCAATGGAGATTCTGGAGCTAAAACAGGAACAGTAAGTTTTTCAGGATATTATTTCCCGGCGGTTTCTGTGTTCCATCAATAA
- a CDS encoding GYDIA family GHMP kinase: MSTTFYSNGKLFISGEYLVLDGADAFALPTKFGQDLVVTKGENQIIEWKSYDYDKQLWFENVISFDEVINNIDSEVETVKTTLINILHEAYLLNPEFIKQSKGYRITTNLTFPRNWGLGTSSTLINNIAQWTKINAFTLLKNSFGGSGYDIACAQNNTPILYRIENNFVEPVIFNPDFTENIHFVYLNKKQNSKTAIQAYNRHKDQNLAKSVAENNKITNAILNAKTLKEFAYAVEKHEIHLSNIMEIKTIKEIAFPDFNGTVKSLGAWGGDFVMVVSKENPKDYFTSKGYDVILSYDEMILQE; this comes from the coding sequence ATGTCAACAACCTTTTACAGTAACGGAAAATTATTCATCTCTGGAGAATATTTAGTATTAGATGGCGCAGATGCATTTGCACTGCCAACAAAATTTGGTCAGGATTTAGTTGTAACAAAAGGAGAAAACCAAATAATAGAATGGAAAAGTTATGACTACGACAAACAGCTTTGGTTTGAAAATGTAATTTCATTTGATGAAGTTATAAACAATATAGATTCTGAAGTTGAAACTGTAAAAACCACTTTAATTAATATCCTGCACGAAGCTTATCTTTTAAATCCTGAATTTATTAAGCAGTCAAAAGGATACAGAATAACAACGAATCTTACTTTTCCAAGAAATTGGGGATTGGGAACATCTTCGACCTTGATTAATAATATTGCGCAGTGGACCAAAATTAATGCTTTTACACTGCTTAAAAACAGCTTTGGAGGCAGCGGTTATGACATAGCCTGCGCGCAGAACAATACTCCTATTTTATATAGAATAGAAAATAATTTTGTTGAACCGGTTATTTTCAATCCGGACTTTACAGAAAACATTCACTTTGTTTATCTCAACAAAAAACAAAACAGTAAAACTGCTATACAAGCTTATAACAGACACAAAGACCAAAATCTAGCAAAGAGTGTTGCCGAAAACAATAAAATAACTAATGCTATCCTGAACGCTAAAACCTTAAAAGAATTTGCCTACGCAGTAGAAAAACATGAAATTCATTTAAGTAATATTATGGAGATAAAAACAATTAAAGAAATTGCGTTTCCTGATTTTAATGGTACTGTTAAAAGTCTAGGTGCTTGGGGAGGAGACTTTGTAATGGTGGTTTCAAAAGAAAATCCTAAGGATTATTTTACATCAAAAGGATATGATGTTATTCTCTCTTATGATGAAATGATTTTGCAGGAGTAG
- a CDS encoding MFS transporter → MSKTSTKGIWKVISASSMGTMIEWYDFYIFGSLAVVISTKFFPSDNPTAAFLSTLATFAAGFVVRPFGALFFGRLGDIIGRKYTFMATLLLMGGSTFLIGCIPSYETIGFLAPLLVLILRLLQGLALGGEYGGAATYVAEHAPAGQKGYWTSWIQTTATVGLFISLMVILATKNVLSAEAFDSWGWRVPFWVSIAMVGVSYLIRKNMDESPVFAKAKKEGTTSTNPLKESFGNRYNLKFVLLALFGATMGQGVVWYTGQFYAMSFMKTVMNVDSSQVDSLLGIALLIGTPFFIVFGWLSDKVGRKYIMMFGMLLAILFYRPIYKMMYNTTDVSYKTEIVEQTSQKIEKAKNNDVITTISKTYTDGTTYIEKKTDFADKKKSQSSVTININSGDEWTLIFLVFIQVLFVTMVYGPIAAFLVEMFPTKIRYTSMSLPYHVGNGIFGGLLPAISTYFVTHAKVAGKSDFYLDGLWYPIIIASICFVIGMIYIDNKNKINHL, encoded by the coding sequence ATGAGCAAAACTTCTACTAAAGGCATTTGGAAAGTAATTTCGGCCTCTTCTATGGGAACAATGATTGAATGGTACGATTTCTATATTTTTGGGAGTTTGGCCGTTGTAATTTCAACTAAATTCTTTCCGAGTGATAATCCAACAGCAGCGTTTTTATCTACATTAGCCACGTTTGCCGCCGGATTTGTTGTCAGACCTTTTGGCGCTTTATTTTTTGGACGATTGGGAGATATTATCGGCCGAAAATATACTTTCATGGCTACTTTATTATTAATGGGAGGTTCTACTTTTTTAATAGGCTGTATTCCAAGTTATGAAACCATTGGTTTTCTCGCGCCTCTGTTAGTTTTGATTCTGCGTTTATTGCAAGGTTTGGCTCTTGGCGGAGAATATGGCGGCGCAGCGACTTATGTTGCCGAACATGCTCCGGCTGGGCAAAAAGGATATTGGACATCGTGGATCCAGACTACTGCAACGGTTGGTTTATTTATTTCTTTGATGGTTATTCTGGCTACCAAAAATGTACTTTCGGCCGAAGCTTTTGATTCATGGGGATGGCGTGTTCCTTTTTGGGTTTCTATTGCAATGGTGGGAGTTTCATATTTAATTAGAAAAAATATGGACGAATCACCGGTTTTTGCAAAAGCTAAAAAGGAAGGAACAACAAGTACAAATCCTTTAAAGGAAAGTTTTGGAAACCGATACAATTTAAAGTTTGTTCTCTTGGCATTATTTGGCGCAACAATGGGACAGGGTGTTGTTTGGTATACTGGACAATTCTATGCTATGAGTTTTATGAAAACGGTTATGAATGTAGATTCTTCACAAGTTGACAGTTTACTTGGAATTGCATTATTGATAGGAACACCTTTTTTTATTGTTTTTGGATGGCTGAGTGACAAAGTTGGCCGTAAATACATTATGATGTTCGGTATGTTACTGGCTATTTTATTCTACAGACCTATATATAAAATGATGTACAACACAACTGATGTGAGTTACAAAACCGAAATTGTAGAACAAACCTCTCAAAAGATCGAAAAAGCAAAAAATAATGATGTAATTACCACGATTTCAAAAACCTATACTGATGGAACTACGTATATCGAAAAGAAAACAGATTTTGCTGATAAGAAAAAATCTCAAAGCAGTGTTACTATAAATATCAATTCTGGCGATGAATGGACTTTAATTTTTTTAGTTTTCATTCAGGTTTTATTTGTTACAATGGTTTATGGTCCAATTGCAGCGTTTTTAGTTGAAATGTTTCCAACTAAAATCAGATATACTTCTATGTCACTTCCTTATCATGTAGGAAATGGAATTTTTGGAGGTCTGCTGCCGGCAATTTCGACTTATTTTGTAACTCATGCAAAAGTAGCCGGAAAAAGCGATTTTTATCTTGACGGACTTTGGTATCCTATTATTATTGCGTCGATCTGTTTCGTAATTGGAATGATTTACATAGACAATAAAAACAAAATTAATCATCTTTAA
- a CDS encoding DUF6814 family protein produces MNTIKQALGVLWVILAVAAAYFCVFEFGLPKLLSDQQDDLVFGIIILFILTPLIVLGLGTFGYFAVIGEYNHKKK; encoded by the coding sequence ATGAATACAATCAAACAAGCTTTAGGCGTTTTATGGGTTATTTTGGCAGTTGCGGCCGCTTACTTCTGCGTGTTTGAATTTGGCTTACCTAAATTATTATCAGATCAGCAAGATGATTTAGTCTTTGGTATTATTATTCTTTTTATCCTCACGCCTCTTATTGTTTTAGGCTTAGGAACATTTGGTTATTTTGCTGTTATTGGAGAGTATAACCATAAAAAGAAATAA
- a CDS encoding type III pantothenate kinase: protein MILTVDVGNTRIKAAVFEGSSVLEYFVFEKNELEKRIEKILEKFPNCSDLVVASVGDVEKQSFLSFEKQLNVHFFTHEDIFPFHNKYATPKTLGIDRMILAAGATLQFPKQNRLVIDAGTCITYDFIDENDNYLGGAISPGLRLRYETLHNYTARLPLLTLDQPHSYIGDSTAQAIHSGVVNGFVYEIDGFIDEYRSNFSNFIIILTGGDAEFLAKRLKNTIFANSNFLLESLSQTYQYKIDND, encoded by the coding sequence ATGATTTTAACTGTCGATGTTGGAAATACCAGAATTAAAGCTGCTGTCTTTGAAGGGAGTAGTGTTTTGGAGTATTTCGTTTTTGAAAAAAATGAGCTTGAAAAAAGAATTGAAAAAATTTTAGAAAAATTTCCAAACTGCTCAGATTTGGTTGTTGCCTCGGTTGGAGATGTCGAAAAACAATCTTTTTTGAGTTTTGAAAAACAGTTAAATGTTCATTTTTTTACACACGAAGATATTTTCCCGTTTCATAATAAATATGCAACACCAAAAACTTTAGGAATCGACAGAATGATTTTGGCTGCCGGAGCAACACTGCAGTTTCCGAAACAAAATCGATTAGTTATAGATGCCGGAACCTGCATTACCTACGATTTTATCGACGAAAACGATAATTATCTGGGCGGTGCAATCTCTCCAGGGCTTCGTTTGCGTTACGAAACCTTACACAATTACACAGCCAGACTCCCTTTGCTTACTTTAGATCAGCCCCATTCTTACATTGGAGATTCAACCGCACAGGCGATTCATTCTGGTGTTGTGAATGGTTTCGTCTATGAGATTGACGGTTTTATCGATGAATATCGCTCGAACTTTTCAAATTTTATAATAATTTTAACGGGAGGCGATGCAGAATTTTTGGCTAAACGATTAAAAAATACCATATTTGCCAATTCAAATTTCCTTCTGGAGAGTTTGAGCCAAACATATCAATATAAAATCGACAATGATTAA
- a CDS encoding peptidylprolyl isomerase gives MAVLAKIRQRSALLIGVIALALFAFIIQDLIGKGTFSQSSKDVGSIDGKDISFEDFRVKVSNLEKSGQGITSTEAANRVWDQEVSIALLSAQFDKLGLRVGEKHLIEVLKSDPNIGKNPMFLNAAGVFDVVKFKDYFKANPEAAQYISDKEKDAELNAKFQIYNTLVKSGLYTTASEGKLKYEMEANKVNFAYAGALYSSIKDSEVKISDSDIVDYMKKNEKKFKADETREIQYVLVEDKASKQDEADIKAKITALLSGSVVYNAKTGKNDTLPGFRNATNIAEFVNANSDVPYDSTYVPKNALPAVDADKLFSLPAGAIYGPYVYGKYYAISKSLGFKAGVNAKASHILIGYEGSQTPNQKEKRTKEEAKAKAEEILAQVQSNPDSFMMLAFTSSDDSSAQQGGDLGYFGQGQMVKPFNDFVFNNGIGKVGLVETPFGFHVIKITDKQDGIRLATIAQKIEPSEATSDKVFTLATKFEMEAADKDFAATAKELGLKVEGPVSAKAMDEQFGPLGAQRNIVRWAFDKETDKGDVKRFELANIGHVIAQYKGENKSGLVSVTMARPYVEPILKNKKKAEILKAKMTGSSIEAVAKSAGVAVQQAADVTLENPVLPGGVGQEPQVVGTAFALAANKLSAPIEGNTGVYVVKNIKTVKAPALTNHAEYVAKVKAQSASDAGRILPALKNNAKIEDNRLQFNY, from the coding sequence ATGGCAGTTTTAGCAAAAATTAGACAGCGTTCCGCTTTATTGATAGGAGTTATTGCACTTGCATTATTTGCATTTATAATACAAGATCTAATCGGTAAAGGAACATTTAGTCAAAGTTCAAAAGATGTAGGAAGCATCGATGGAAAAGATATTTCATTTGAAGACTTTAGAGTTAAAGTTAGTAATCTTGAAAAAAGTGGTCAAGGAATTACTTCCACTGAAGCTGCAAACAGAGTTTGGGATCAAGAAGTTTCAATCGCATTATTATCAGCTCAGTTTGATAAATTAGGATTGAGAGTTGGTGAAAAACACTTAATTGAAGTTTTAAAATCAGACCCAAATATTGGTAAAAACCCTATGTTTTTAAACGCAGCAGGAGTTTTTGATGTAGTTAAATTTAAAGACTACTTTAAAGCAAATCCTGAAGCAGCACAATATATTTCTGATAAAGAAAAAGATGCTGAATTAAACGCAAAATTTCAAATCTATAATACTTTAGTAAAATCTGGACTTTACACAACTGCTAGTGAAGGAAAGTTAAAGTATGAAATGGAAGCTAACAAAGTAAACTTTGCTTACGCTGGAGCGTTATACTCTTCTATTAAAGATAGTGAAGTAAAAATTTCTGATTCAGATATCGTAGATTATATGAAGAAAAACGAGAAGAAATTCAAAGCTGATGAAACTCGTGAAATTCAATACGTTTTAGTTGAAGATAAAGCATCAAAACAAGATGAGGCTGATATTAAAGCTAAAATTACTGCCTTATTATCTGGAAGTGTTGTTTACAATGCAAAAACAGGTAAAAACGATACATTACCAGGATTTAGAAACGCAACAAACATTGCTGAATTTGTAAATGCAAATTCTGATGTTCCTTACGATTCTACTTATGTTCCTAAAAATGCTCTTCCAGCTGTAGATGCTGATAAATTATTCAGCTTACCTGCTGGTGCAATTTACGGTCCTTATGTTTACGGAAAATACTATGCAATTTCTAAATCTTTAGGATTTAAAGCTGGTGTTAACGCTAAAGCAAGTCATATCTTAATTGGTTATGAAGGTTCTCAAACACCAAACCAAAAAGAAAAAAGAACTAAAGAAGAAGCTAAAGCTAAAGCTGAAGAAATTTTAGCACAAGTTCAGTCAAACCCTGACAGCTTCATGATGCTTGCTTTTACAAGTTCTGATGATTCATCTGCTCAGCAAGGTGGTGATTTAGGATATTTTGGTCAAGGCCAAATGGTAAAACCATTCAATGATTTTGTATTCAACAACGGAATTGGAAAAGTTGGTTTAGTAGAAACTCCATTCGGTTTCCACGTTATTAAAATTACTGACAAACAAGACGGAATTCGTTTAGCTACAATTGCTCAAAAAATCGAGCCTTCTGAAGCTACTTCTGATAAAGTATTTACATTAGCTACTAAATTCGAAATGGAAGCAGCTGATAAAGATTTCGCTGCTACTGCAAAAGAATTAGGTTTAAAAGTTGAAGGCCCGGTTTCTGCAAAAGCTATGGACGAGCAGTTTGGACCATTAGGAGCTCAAAGAAACATCGTTAGATGGGCATTTGATAAAGAAACTGATAAAGGTGACGTTAAACGTTTTGAATTAGCTAATATCGGACACGTTATTGCTCAATACAAAGGAGAAAACAAATCTGGTTTAGTTTCTGTTACTATGGCTAGACCTTATGTTGAACCAATCTTGAAAAACAAGAAAAAAGCTGAAATCTTAAAAGCTAAAATGACAGGTTCAAGCATCGAAGCTGTTGCTAAAAGTGCTGGTGTAGCTGTACAACAAGCTGCAGATGTTACTTTAGAAAACCCTGTTTTACCAGGCGGAGTTGGACAAGAGCCACAAGTTGTAGGTACTGCATTTGCTTTAGCCGCTAACAAACTTTCTGCTCCAATTGAAGGAAATACAGGAGTTTATGTAGTGAAAAATATCAAAACTGTAAAAGCTCCAGCCCTTACAAACCATGCAGAATATGTTGCTAAAGTAAAAGCTCAAAGCGCATCTGATGCAGGAAGAATTTTACCAGCGTTGAAAAACAATGCTAAAATTGAAGATAACAGATTGCAATTTAATTACTAA
- a CDS encoding hydroxymethylglutaryl-CoA reductase, degradative, which produces MNNAVAGFSKLSKKEKINWIANEYFSTPEEALNIIRNYWNSDEKLQQLHDEFIENTITNLYIPLGVAPNFLINGKYKTIPMAIEESSVVAAASKAAKFWASRGGFKATIIDTEKIGQVHFNFNGDAEKLQSFFQQIKPKFFSETQSITKNMQERGGGILDIQLKDKRNLLENYYQLHATFETKDSMGANFINSCLEQFASTLKEEFQHSDLFSEEDTLTVIMSILSNYVPNCLVRAEVSCPIEDLAEKHIQNPQEFAERFVQAVQIAEIEPFRAVTHNKGIMNGVDAVVLATGNDFRAVEAGVHAYASKNGQYASLSHAKIENGIFTFWLEIPLALGTVGGLTSLHPLVKLCMEMLEKPSAKELMEITAVAGLAQNFAALRSLTTTGIQEGHMKMHLNNIINQFEATDEERHLIKAHFKKTAVSHSAVVEFIESLRK; this is translated from the coding sequence ATGAACAACGCTGTTGCCGGATTTTCTAAATTATCCAAAAAAGAAAAAATTAACTGGATCGCCAATGAATATTTTTCGACTCCTGAAGAGGCCTTAAATATTATAAGAAATTACTGGAATTCAGACGAAAAGCTCCAACAGCTGCATGATGAATTTATTGAGAATACGATTACCAATTTATATATTCCGCTTGGGGTTGCTCCAAATTTTTTGATTAATGGGAAGTATAAAACGATACCAATGGCCATTGAAGAAAGTTCTGTTGTGGCCGCAGCCTCAAAAGCAGCCAAATTTTGGGCTTCACGCGGAGGCTTTAAAGCCACTATAATTGATACCGAAAAAATTGGTCAGGTTCATTTTAATTTTAATGGTGATGCCGAAAAATTACAATCGTTTTTCCAGCAGATAAAACCTAAGTTTTTTTCTGAAACACAAAGCATTACCAAAAACATGCAGGAACGCGGCGGCGGTATATTAGATATTCAATTAAAAGACAAACGAAATTTACTTGAGAATTACTATCAGCTTCATGCCACTTTTGAAACTAAAGACAGCATGGGCGCTAATTTTATCAATTCATGCTTAGAGCAGTTCGCATCTACTTTAAAAGAAGAATTTCAGCATTCTGATTTATTTTCTGAAGAGGATACATTAACTGTTATCATGAGTATTTTATCGAATTATGTACCTAACTGTTTAGTTAGAGCCGAAGTTTCATGTCCAATTGAAGATTTAGCCGAAAAACATATCCAAAATCCACAGGAATTTGCAGAACGCTTTGTTCAGGCTGTTCAAATTGCCGAAATTGAGCCTTTTAGAGCTGTAACACATAATAAAGGTATCATGAATGGTGTTGATGCTGTTGTACTGGCTACAGGAAATGACTTTCGAGCTGTAGAAGCCGGAGTTCATGCTTATGCTTCAAAAAACGGTCAATATGCAAGTTTATCACATGCAAAAATTGAGAACGGAATTTTTACATTCTGGCTTGAAATTCCTTTAGCACTAGGAACCGTTGGCGGCCTGACTTCACTGCATCCATTAGTAAAATTATGCATGGAAATGCTTGAAAAACCTTCTGCAAAAGAGTTAATGGAAATTACTGCCGTAGCAGGTTTAGCACAAAATTTTGCAGCATTGCGTTCTTTAACCACAACAGGAATTCAGGAAGGACACATGAAAATGCACTTAAATAATATCATCAACCAGTTTGAAGCTACAGACGAAGAACGTCATTTGATAAAAGCACATTTTAAGAAAACTGCTGTTTCACATAGTGCCGTAGTTGAATTCATTGAAAGTTTAAGAAAATAA